Proteins encoded together in one Tripterygium wilfordii isolate XIE 37 chromosome 14, ASM1340144v1, whole genome shotgun sequence window:
- the LOC120015382 gene encoding protein FAR1-RELATED SEQUENCE 5-like, with translation MVVVRSTSKLSFIVSIFCEVHNHVLTTPRKVHLLRSHRSMSTAKKALTQQLSAANVPIHQQISIMELEAGSLANIGCIEKDFYNARRDEVKLFAGHDAQMLYEYFEAEKEKNSEFYFSINVDVENKIKHCFWADAECRKAYQTFGDVVVFDTTYNTNRYGMIFAPFVGVNHHGQTTLFACAFLCDETSESFRWLLQQLLIAMVVGPPKMIITDQDPAMSKAIAEILPNTLHRFCMWHILSKFSEKLDAVKWKEHYQHFHRCIWNSDSREEFDVQWAEVIESSGLNTNEWLKALYDIRSKWIPAYVNDTFSAGMSSSQRAESCHAFFKSYVSKKNTLMDFVVRFSRALKRQRHQELYLDHKDINEQPVMKTMFGVEKSLAEFYTQTMFYKVQEELFQSMAYIATFEHESGNLKFYIVQRVEGNQKSARKLIEDKSLNYMSCSCRKFESYGIICRHIFSAFSKQLLHQPLSDGGQSSTPSLSLSKQIYNEPEKVRAKGCGKRLKGGKEIATKNPKRRCNGCGLAGQSHDKRNCPLIMGKTQ, from the exons ATGGTTGTTGTAAGGTCAACTTCTAAACTGAGTTTCATTGTTTCAATATTTTGTGAGGTCCATAATCATGTGCTCACAACACCTAGAAAGGTGCATTTGCTTAGATCTCACCGTTCTATGTCAACTGCTAAGAAGGCTTTGACACAACAACTCTCTGCAGCAAATGTGCCTATTCACCAACAAATTAGTATTATGGAGTTAGAAGCAGGAAGTCTAGCAAATATTGGGTGTATAGAGAAAGATTTTTATAATGCTCGAAGGGATGAGGTGAAACTATTTGCTGGACATGATGCTCAAATGCTATATGAGTATTTTGaagcagaaaaggaaaaaaattcagaattcTATTTTTCAATCAATGTGGATGTAGAAAACAAGATCAAACATTGTTTTTGGGCAGATGCAGAATGTAGAAAGGCATACCAGACTTTTGGGGATGTAGTAGTATTTGACACAACTTATAATACAAATCGTTATGGTATGATATTTGCACCCTTTGTTGGAGTTAATCATCATGGACAAACTACTCTATTTGCATGTGCATTCTTATGTGATGAAACATCAGAGTCGTTCCGATGGCTTTTGCAGCAGTTGTTGATAGCTATGGTAGTTGGTCCACCTAAGATGATTATCACTGATCAAGATCCTGCAATGAGTAAAGCTATAGCTGAAATCCTTCCAAACACTTTGCATAGATTTTGTATGTGGCATATCTTGAGTAAATTTTCAGAAAAACTAGATGCAGTCAAGTGGAAGGAACATTATCAACATTTTCATAGATGCATATGGAATTCAGATAGTCGAGAAGAGTTCGATGTTCAATGGGCAGAGGTTATCGAGTCAAGTGGGTTGAATACAAATGAGTGGTTGAAAGCATTATACGATATTCGTTCCAAGTGGATTCCTGCATATGTTAATGATACATTCTCTGCAG GTATGTCGAGTAGTCAAAGAGCAGAAAGTTGTCATGCATTTTTCAAGTCTTAtgtttcaaagaaaaatactttgatggattttgtggtTAGGTTTAGTAGAGCTCTAAAACGCCAAAGACACCAAGAATTATATCTTGATCACAAAGATATTAATGAACAACCTGTCATGAAAACCATGTTTGGTGTTGAGAAGTCATTAGCTGAGTTTTACACACAAACAATGTTTTACAAAGTTCAAGAGGAGTTATTCCAAAGCATGGCTTATATAGCGACATTTGAGCATGAGTCTGGAAACTTGAAGTTCTACATTGTTCAGCGTGTTGAAGGGAATCAGAAAAGTGCTAGAAAATTAATTGAGGACAAGTCACTGAATTATATGAGTTGCAGCTGTAGGAAATTTGAGTCCTATGGAATTATATGTCGTCACATTTTTTCAGCTTTCAGCAAACAACTTCTACATCAACCACTGTCTGAT GGAGGACAGTCTTCTACACCTAGTTTGTCTCTATCAAAGCAGATTTACAATGAGCCAGAAAAAGTTAGAGCAAAAGGTTGCGGAAAGAGGCTAAAAGGAGGCAAAGAAATTGCCACTAAGAACCCCAAAAGGCGTTGTAATGGTTGTGGATTAGCAGGGCAATCACATGACAAAAGGAATTGTCCTTTAATTATGG GTAAGACGCAGTAG